Proteins encoded in a region of the Sphingomonas jaspsi DSM 18422 genome:
- a CDS encoding immunity protein Tsi6 family protein, which produces MTDREILQRALDYVDARLTHEAPAVRESLRAQLQYLSDRLSGANDGSRLGEIILGVQAAKQFDGDVETQDILFAAVEVASRLARQFGS; this is translated from the coding sequence ATGACCGATCGCGAAATTCTGCAACGGGCGTTGGATTACGTCGACGCGCGCCTCACGCACGAAGCACCTGCGGTGCGTGAATCCTTACGCGCACAACTTCAATATTTGTCGGATCGCTTAAGCGGGGCGAATGATGGCTCCAGGCTCGGCGAGATCATTTTGGGTGTTCAGGCAGCCAAGCAATTCGATGGGGATGTTGAGACGCAGGATATCCTGTTCGCCGCCGTGGAAGTCGCGAGCCGGTTGGCAAGGCAATTCGGTTCATGA
- the metF gene encoding methylenetetrahydrofolate reductase [NAD(P)H]: protein MNREAQQALADHCPLFAEARGDIAVSFEFFPPKSEAMNETLWRSIETLAPLKPRFVSVTYGAGGSTRERTHATVARLVKETDLTPAAHLTCVGASKAEVDEIAQAYWDAGVRHIVALRGDPSEPGEPYAAHPEGYGNAAELVAGLKALHDFDISVAAYPEVHPDADCPDSDIDNLIRKIDAGANRAITQFFFSADSFFRFRDKVAARGVDIEIVPGILPVTNVAQVRRFAGQCGAAIPGWMDHLFEGLDELPDARKLVAATIAGELCGQLYAGGVREFHFYTLNRAELAYAICHMLGVRA, encoded by the coding sequence GTGAACCGCGAGGCGCAACAGGCGCTGGCCGATCATTGTCCGCTGTTCGCCGAAGCGCGCGGCGACATTGCGGTGAGCTTCGAATTCTTCCCGCCCAAGAGCGAGGCGATGAATGAGACGCTGTGGCGCTCGATCGAAACGCTTGCGCCGCTGAAGCCGCGCTTCGTCAGCGTGACCTACGGCGCGGGCGGATCGACGCGCGAGCGTACCCACGCGACCGTCGCGCGGCTGGTCAAGGAGACCGATCTGACCCCCGCCGCGCATCTGACCTGCGTCGGGGCCAGCAAGGCCGAGGTGGATGAAATCGCGCAGGCCTATTGGGACGCGGGCGTGCGGCACATCGTCGCGCTGCGCGGCGACCCAAGCGAGCCGGGCGAGCCCTACGCCGCACATCCTGAGGGCTATGGCAACGCGGCAGAACTGGTTGCCGGGCTGAAGGCGCTCCACGATTTCGATATTTCGGTCGCTGCCTATCCCGAAGTCCATCCCGACGCCGACTGTCCGGACAGCGACATCGACAACCTCATCCGCAAGATCGATGCCGGCGCCAACCGGGCGATCACCCAATTCTTCTTTTCCGCCGACAGCTTTTTCCGCTTCCGCGACAAGGTCGCCGCGCGGGGCGTCGATATCGAGATCGTGCCGGGCATCCTGCCGGTCACCAACGTCGCACAGGTCCGCCGCTTCGCTGGCCAGTGCGGCGCGGCGATCCCGGGCTGGATGGACCATCTGTTCGAAGGGCTCGACGAACTGCCCGACGCGCGCAAGCTCGTCGCGGCGACCATCGCCGGTGAACTGTGCGGTCAGCTATACGCGGGCGGGGTACGCGAATTCCATTTCTACACGCTCAACCGGGCCGAACTGGCCTACGCCATTTGTCACATGCTGGGGGTGCGAGCATGA
- a CDS encoding circumsporozoite protein — MKKVALTVAVLALGLAACESKTENAVENAGVENAVEADANAMGESVDNALDAAGNAVDNAAEAVDNAADAADNAM; from the coding sequence ATGAAGAAGGTTGCACTGACCGTTGCGGTCCTCGCGCTCGGCCTTGCCGCGTGCGAATCGAAGACTGAAAACGCCGTTGAAAACGCCGGCGTGGAAAACGCCGTCGAAGCCGACGCCAACGCCATGGGCGAAAGCGTCGACAACGCGCTCGACGCCGCCGGCAATGCGGTCGACAACGCTGCTGAAGCGGTCGACAACGCGGCTGACGCTGCCGACAACGCGATGTAA
- the metH gene encoding methionine synthase gives MTGATGARFVNIGERTNVTGSAKFKKLILAGDYDAAVAVALDQVEAGAQIIDVNMDEALLDGELAMATFLKRIAAEPDIARVPVMIDSSKWSVIEAGLKCVSGKPIVNSISLKEGEEPFLEAARKVRSYGAAVVVMAFDETGQADTAARKVEICERAYKLLTANGFPAEDIIFDPNIFAVATGIDEHRRYAIDFIEAVTEIRRRCPGVHISGGLSNLSFSFRGNEPVRRAMHSVFLYHAVPAGMDMGIVNAGQLDVYDEIDKELREACEDVILDRRDDATERLIALAERFRGTDAAAERAAAEWRGWPVRERLSHALVKGIDAHIVEDTEEARTLHARPIEVIEGPLMAGMNLVGDLFGSGKMFLPQVVKSARVMKKAVAHLLPYIEAEKKEGEDTSKGRIVMATVKGDVHDIGKNIVGVVLQCNGFEVIDLGVMVPWPKILEAANENDAAMIGLSGLITPSLDEMVTVAEEMERSGMQRPLLIGGATTSRAHTALRIAPVYSGPVLHVLDASRAVGVATALVSDGDSKQDLIARTANDYRALRESREGRGNNELAPLIEARANSFVPEDRSPSPRPAKPGLHEFTDWPLDDLVEAIDWTPFFRAWELAGNFPAILDDEIVGESARSLYADAKLMLEKIVSEKWLSARGTVGLWPVRREGDDAVVLDEKRTRLPFLRQQVRKRAGRPNMCLADFIAPQEEDWLGGFAVAIHGIDPHLEQFKAAHDDYNDILLKALADRLAEAFAERLHQHVRTTLWGYAHDEALTNEQLIREEYRGIRPAPGYPACPDHSLKPILFSLLGGQPSGISLTENFAMWPTSAVSGFYFAHPESSYFGVARVGQDQLEDYAERRGADIDTVARWLRPNLD, from the coding sequence ATGACCGGCGCTACCGGCGCCCGCTTCGTCAACATCGGCGAGCGGACCAATGTCACCGGGTCGGCCAAGTTCAAGAAGCTGATCCTCGCCGGCGATTATGACGCCGCGGTCGCGGTCGCGCTCGACCAGGTCGAGGCGGGCGCGCAGATCATTGACGTCAACATGGACGAGGCGCTGCTCGACGGCGAACTGGCCATGGCGACCTTCCTGAAACGCATTGCGGCCGAGCCGGACATCGCCCGCGTGCCGGTGATGATCGACAGCTCCAAGTGGAGCGTGATCGAGGCGGGGCTGAAGTGCGTTTCGGGCAAGCCGATCGTCAATTCGATCAGCCTGAAGGAAGGCGAGGAACCCTTCCTCGAGGCTGCGCGCAAGGTCCGCAGCTATGGCGCGGCGGTGGTCGTGATGGCGTTCGACGAGACGGGTCAGGCCGACACGGCGGCGCGCAAGGTCGAGATTTGCGAGCGGGCCTACAAGCTGCTCACCGCCAACGGCTTCCCGGCCGAAGACATCATCTTCGACCCCAACATCTTCGCGGTCGCGACGGGCATCGACGAGCATCGTCGCTACGCCATCGACTTCATCGAAGCGGTGACGGAAATCCGCAGGCGCTGCCCCGGCGTCCATATCTCTGGCGGCTTGTCGAACCTTTCCTTCAGCTTCCGCGGCAATGAGCCGGTGCGCCGGGCGATGCACAGCGTCTTCCTCTACCATGCGGTGCCGGCGGGCATGGACATGGGCATCGTCAACGCCGGCCAGCTCGACGTTTATGACGAGATCGACAAGGAGCTGCGCGAGGCCTGCGAGGACGTCATCCTCGACCGCCGCGACGATGCGACCGAGCGGCTGATCGCGCTCGCCGAACGCTTCCGCGGCACCGATGCGGCGGCCGAAAGGGCGGCGGCGGAATGGCGCGGCTGGCCGGTGCGCGAGCGCCTCAGCCATGCGCTGGTCAAGGGCATCGACGCCCATATCGTCGAGGATACCGAAGAAGCGCGCACGCTCCACGCCCGCCCGATCGAGGTCATCGAAGGGCCGCTGATGGCGGGGATGAACCTGGTCGGCGACCTGTTCGGGTCGGGCAAGATGTTCCTGCCGCAGGTGGTGAAGTCGGCGCGGGTGATGAAGAAGGCGGTCGCCCACCTGCTCCCCTATATCGAGGCGGAGAAGAAGGAGGGCGAGGATACGTCCAAGGGCCGGATCGTGATGGCCACGGTCAAGGGCGACGTCCATGACATCGGCAAGAACATCGTCGGCGTGGTCCTGCAATGCAACGGCTTCGAGGTGATCGACCTCGGCGTGATGGTGCCCTGGCCCAAGATCCTCGAGGCCGCCAACGAGAATGACGCGGCGATGATCGGCCTGTCGGGCCTTATCACGCCGTCGCTCGACGAGATGGTGACGGTCGCCGAGGAAATGGAGCGGTCGGGGATGCAGCGCCCACTGCTGATCGGCGGCGCGACCACCAGCCGCGCGCACACTGCGCTGCGCATCGCGCCGGTCTATTCGGGGCCGGTGCTGCACGTGCTCGACGCCAGCCGCGCCGTGGGCGTCGCAACCGCGCTGGTCAGCGATGGCGACAGCAAGCAGGACCTGATCGCCCGCACCGCCAACGATTATCGCGCCCTGCGCGAAAGTCGCGAGGGGCGGGGCAACAACGAACTGGCACCGCTGATCGAAGCCCGCGCCAACAGCTTTGTGCCAGAAGACCGCAGCCCTAGCCCGCGTCCGGCCAAGCCGGGCCTGCACGAATTCACGGACTGGCCGCTCGACGATCTGGTTGAGGCGATCGACTGGACGCCCTTCTTCCGCGCGTGGGAACTGGCGGGCAATTTCCCTGCCATTCTCGACGATGAGATCGTCGGCGAAAGCGCCCGTTCGCTCTACGCTGACGCGAAGTTGATGCTAGAAAAGATTGTCAGCGAGAAATGGTTGTCGGCGCGTGGAACGGTCGGCCTGTGGCCGGTCCGGCGCGAGGGCGACGACGCGGTCGTCCTCGACGAGAAGCGCACGCGGCTGCCCTTCCTGCGCCAGCAGGTGCGCAAGCGGGCGGGGCGGCCCAACATGTGCCTCGCCGATTTCATCGCGCCGCAGGAAGAGGATTGGCTGGGCGGCTTCGCCGTCGCGATCCATGGCATCGACCCACACCTCGAACAGTTCAAGGCGGCGCACGACGATTACAACGATATCTTGCTCAAGGCGCTCGCTGATCGTCTGGCCGAAGCCTTCGCCGAGCGGCTGCACCAGCATGTCCGCACCACGCTGTGGGGCTATGCGCACGACGAGGCTTTGACCAACGAGCAGCTGATCCGCGAAGAATATCGCGGCATCCGCCCGGCGCCGGGCTATCCGGCATGCCCGGACCATAGCCTGAAGCCGATCCTGTTCTCTCTACTGGGTGGCCAGCCGAGCGGGATCAGCCTGACGGAGAATTTCGCCATGTGGCCGACCTCGGCCGTTTCGGGCTTTTATTTCGCGCACCCCGAATCCAGCTATTTCGGGGTGGCGCGTGTCGGGCAGGACCAGCTGGAAGACTATGCCGAACGGCGCGGGGCGGACATCGACACTGTGGCGCGTTGGCTACGCCCCAACCTCGATTGA
- a CDS encoding homocysteine S-methyltransferase family protein, producing MSAADTLRAEAATRILVKDGAYGTQIQSFGLAEADYRGTAALNRDQKGNNDLLNLTKPEVVRAICQRFADAGADILATNTFNANRISMADYGAEHLVRDINVAAAKLTRAVADADGKRRWVAGAMGPTNKTLSLSPDVNDPGYREVDFDGVKSVYREQVDALVEGGVDFILIETVFDTLNCKAAIMAALEAEGDLGRPIPIMISMTLTDLSGRNLSGHTVEAFWASVRHARPLTIGLNCSFGAEQLRPHLAALSRQADTLVMAYPNAGLPNELGQYDEAAEETAAQVREWLEEGLVNIVGGCCGTTPDHIAAIARAVGNREPRAIPAPLGKTLLAGLEPMVVAA from the coding sequence ATGAGCGCCGCCGACACGCTTCGCGCCGAGGCGGCGACCCGGATCCTGGTCAAGGATGGCGCCTATGGCACGCAGATCCAGTCGTTCGGCTTGGCCGAGGCCGACTATCGCGGCACCGCTGCGCTAAACCGCGACCAGAAGGGCAATAACGACCTACTCAACCTCACCAAGCCCGAGGTCGTTCGCGCGATATGCCAGCGGTTCGCGGACGCAGGTGCCGACATTCTTGCCACCAACACGTTCAACGCCAATCGCATCAGCATGGCCGATTATGGCGCGGAGCATCTGGTGCGCGATATCAACGTCGCCGCCGCCAAACTGACCCGCGCGGTCGCCGATGCCGACGGCAAGCGCCGCTGGGTGGCGGGCGCGATGGGGCCGACCAACAAGACGCTATCGCTGTCGCCCGACGTCAATGATCCCGGCTATCGCGAGGTCGATTTCGACGGCGTGAAGTCGGTCTATCGCGAACAGGTGGACGCGCTGGTCGAGGGCGGGGTCGATTTCATCCTGATCGAAACCGTGTTCGATACGCTCAATTGCAAGGCGGCGATCATGGCGGCGCTGGAAGCCGAGGGCGATCTGGGCCGCCCGATCCCGATCATGATCTCGATGACGCTGACCGACCTTTCGGGCCGCAACCTGTCGGGTCACACCGTCGAGGCCTTCTGGGCCAGCGTGCGTCATGCCCGTCCGCTCACCATCGGCCTCAACTGCAGCTTCGGTGCGGAACAGTTGCGGCCGCACCTCGCGGCGCTCAGCCGCCAGGCGGATACGCTGGTCATGGCCTATCCCAATGCCGGCCTGCCCAATGAGCTCGGCCAGTACGACGAGGCGGCCGAGGAAACCGCCGCGCAGGTGCGGGAATGGCTGGAGGAAGGGCTGGTCAACATCGTCGGCGGCTGCTGCGGCACGACGCCCGACCATATCGCCGCGATCGCCCGCGCCGTCGGCAACCGCGAACCGCGCGCCATTCCCGCGCCCCTTGGCAAGACGTTGCTCGCGGGCCTCGAACCGATGGTTGTTGCTGCCTGA
- a CDS encoding 3-deoxy-7-phosphoheptulonate synthase has protein sequence MRPNAMLAQLRDTIDQIDNQILDLVEQRLTLCREIAAAKDGGNGLKLCPDRQRQVVDRLTDRANDETAPAVPHIWREIMAQAVQVQTPTRILIVGKADRDRRLNLVRQAYGSAAPVEWIDDEADALAIAAADDAIVVLPGAIGAALPAGLSSFDQLRDEQGVIVGRLVGRIAQPAAPSVGRTRSWRPHSWRSRPAAQQPCYPNMRELHRVERRLAARAPLVELNDIDALRSSLAAVARGEAVLVQGGDCVETLREYSPGKIRLTADLLLQLGAQIGGAADVPAVHVARLAGQYAKPRSSQTEIVGGMEIPVYRGDGINGEDADAAARLPDPQRLLAVHDQAINTVHHLWDGSAAGSDPVYISHEALLLNVEQALTQYDERSGRWWAGSGHMLWVGERTRQLDGAHVEYARGIANPIGLKCGPSMSEDELLRLVEVLDPANEAGRLVLIPRHGRDRIADGLPRLMRAMKREGRSAVWCIDPMHGNGRIADGRKVRLVEDIVAETLAFHDIAAAEGIWAGGVHLELTGTDVMECSGGGRRRWLGSRAPYLSGCDPRLNRQQTLELGAAIANWHAPSARRRAG, from the coding sequence ATGCGACCCAATGCGATGCTTGCGCAGTTGCGCGATACGATCGACCAGATCGACAACCAGATTCTCGACCTTGTCGAGCAGCGTCTGACCCTTTGCCGTGAAATCGCCGCTGCGAAAGACGGCGGCAACGGCCTCAAACTTTGCCCTGACCGCCAGCGACAGGTGGTCGACCGGCTGACCGACCGGGCCAATGACGAAACCGCGCCCGCCGTGCCCCATATCTGGCGCGAAATCATGGCCCAGGCCGTGCAGGTGCAAACGCCGACGCGGATCCTGATCGTCGGCAAGGCGGACCGCGATCGGCGGCTGAACCTAGTGCGGCAGGCCTATGGGTCGGCTGCCCCGGTCGAATGGATCGATGACGAAGCCGATGCGCTGGCCATCGCTGCGGCGGACGATGCGATCGTGGTGCTGCCCGGCGCGATCGGCGCCGCGCTGCCCGCGGGGCTGAGCAGCTTCGACCAGCTGCGCGACGAACAAGGCGTCATCGTCGGCCGCCTGGTCGGGCGGATCGCCCAGCCGGCCGCGCCAAGTGTCGGCCGAACCCGGTCGTGGCGTCCGCACAGCTGGCGCAGCCGCCCCGCCGCCCAGCAGCCCTGTTACCCCAATATGCGAGAGCTCCACCGGGTCGAACGGCGGCTGGCGGCGCGCGCTCCGCTCGTCGAACTCAACGACATCGATGCGCTGCGATCGTCGCTGGCAGCAGTGGCGCGGGGCGAGGCGGTGCTCGTCCAGGGCGGCGACTGCGTGGAGACGCTGCGCGAATATTCGCCCGGGAAAATCCGGCTGACGGCTGACCTGCTGTTGCAGCTTGGCGCGCAGATTGGCGGTGCGGCGGACGTGCCGGCGGTCCATGTCGCGCGGCTGGCGGGCCAATATGCCAAGCCGCGCTCCAGCCAGACCGAAATCGTAGGGGGCATGGAAATCCCCGTTTATCGCGGCGACGGCATCAACGGCGAAGATGCGGACGCGGCCGCCCGCCTGCCCGATCCGCAACGGCTGCTGGCGGTTCATGACCAGGCGATCAATACCGTCCATCACCTGTGGGATGGAAGCGCGGCGGGCAGTGACCCCGTCTACATCAGCCACGAAGCCTTGCTGCTGAACGTCGAACAGGCCCTGACCCAATATGACGAGCGAAGCGGCCGTTGGTGGGCGGGAAGCGGCCACATGCTGTGGGTCGGCGAACGCACCCGTCAGCTCGATGGCGCGCATGTCGAATATGCGCGCGGAATCGCCAATCCGATCGGCCTCAAATGCGGTCCCAGCATGAGCGAGGACGAGCTGCTGCGGCTGGTCGAGGTGCTCGATCCGGCGAACGAGGCGGGCAGGCTGGTGCTTATCCCGCGCCACGGCCGCGATCGCATCGCCGACGGACTGCCGCGCCTGATGCGGGCCATGAAGCGTGAAGGGCGCAGCGCCGTCTGGTGTATCGACCCGATGCACGGCAACGGCCGCATCGCCGACGGCCGCAAGGTCCGGCTGGTCGAGGATATCGTCGCGGAAACGCTGGCCTTCCACGACATCGCCGCGGCCGAGGGCATCTGGGCGGGCGGGGTTCATCTCGAACTTACCGGGACCGACGTGATGGAATGCAGCGGCGGCGGTCGGCGCCGCTGGCTGGGTAGCCGCGCGCCCTACCTGTCCGGCTGCGACCCGCGGCTCAATCGCCAGCAGACCCTCGAATTGGGCGCGGCCATCGCCAATTGGCACGCACCGTCGGCCCGGCGACGGGCGGGATGA
- a CDS encoding ArsR/SmtB family transcription factor, which produces MPLSGFFHALADPTRLRIMALLRGMELSVGELAQVLGQSQPRVSRHVRILSDSGLVGRRKEGSWVYLQLASEERSRPVFDLIDKWSADRERALFEADASRLHAVRAERAEAARRYFEAHAATWESIRSLHVADVEVEQAIERLLADEPIGALLDIGTGTGRMLELFAPRADTAIGIDRSSEMLRLARVKLQEAGIDGASLRQGDMYALPLGDRSVDSIILHQVLHYAQQPGAAIAEASRVLRGGGRLLVIDFAAHDREELREQDAHLRLGFADEAMRGWFQAAGVTLDRTERLEGGELTVIIWRGRKAGMTETERKAA; this is translated from the coding sequence GTGCCTCTTTCGGGATTTTTCCACGCGCTTGCCGATCCCACGCGTCTGCGGATCATGGCGCTGTTGCGGGGAATGGAGCTTTCGGTGGGCGAATTGGCGCAGGTTCTGGGCCAAAGCCAGCCGCGCGTGTCGCGCCACGTCCGCATCCTGTCCGATTCGGGCCTGGTGGGGCGACGGAAGGAAGGCAGCTGGGTCTATCTGCAGCTGGCATCCGAAGAACGATCGCGGCCGGTGTTCGACCTGATCGATAAATGGTCCGCTGATCGCGAACGGGCGTTGTTCGAGGCCGATGCTTCGCGCCTCCACGCCGTTCGTGCAGAGCGCGCGGAGGCGGCACGCCGCTATTTCGAAGCCCATGCCGCGACCTGGGAGAGCATCCGCTCGCTTCATGTCGCCGATGTCGAGGTGGAGCAGGCGATCGAGCGACTGCTGGCGGACGAACCGATCGGCGCGCTGCTCGATATCGGCACCGGGACCGGGCGCATGCTGGAACTGTTCGCCCCGCGCGCCGATACGGCGATCGGAATCGATCGTTCTTCCGAGATGTTGCGGCTGGCCCGCGTCAAGCTGCAGGAAGCCGGCATCGATGGCGCAAGCCTTCGCCAGGGCGACATGTACGCGCTGCCGCTTGGCGACCGTAGCGTCGACAGCATCATCCTGCACCAGGTCCTGCATTATGCGCAGCAGCCGGGCGCGGCGATCGCCGAGGCGTCGCGCGTGCTGCGCGGCGGCGGCCGGCTGTTGGTCATCGATTTTGCGGCGCACGACCGTGAAGAACTGCGCGAACAGGATGCACACCTGCGGCTTGGCTTTGCCGACGAGGCGATGCGCGGCTGGTTCCAGGCTGCGGGCGTGACGCTGGACCGGACCGAACGTCTCGAGGGCGGCGAGCTGACCGTCATCATCTGGCGCGGCCGAAAGGCCGGAATGACCGAAACCGAAAGGAAGGCCGCGTGA
- a CDS encoding PspA/IM30 family protein, with the protein MAFWIWALKAAYGKIAATFGNALSGDWGTAFRGSAGREWDRDAYARLTRVDRTQQKIAPPSLDEMTDDLEATLREEEASAAELTDAIRQREENIRVLQGHAADWRERAGVAVAKGRDDLARQALAEAQDCDAKAKASEQAVAELRTILDSYTDEIATLRQRLNEGLSRKLVAEARLERARIGQRASRLLQDDGTDKLDQAMDRFERQADTAEGQW; encoded by the coding sequence GTGGCGTTCTGGATCTGGGCGCTGAAGGCGGCCTATGGGAAAATTGCGGCCACCTTCGGCAACGCGCTGTCCGGCGATTGGGGCACCGCCTTCCGCGGGTCTGCGGGCCGCGAATGGGATCGCGATGCTTATGCCCGGTTGACGCGGGTCGACCGCACGCAGCAGAAAATCGCGCCGCCGAGCCTCGACGAGATGACCGACGACCTTGAAGCGACGCTGCGGGAAGAAGAGGCGAGCGCGGCCGAACTCACCGATGCGATCCGCCAGCGCGAGGAGAATATCCGGGTGCTGCAAGGCCACGCCGCGGACTGGCGCGAGCGGGCCGGCGTGGCGGTCGCCAAGGGCCGCGACGATCTTGCCCGGCAGGCACTGGCCGAAGCGCAGGATTGCGATGCCAAGGCCAAGGCCAGCGAGCAGGCGGTGGCCGAATTGCGCACCATCCTCGACAGTTACACCGACGAAATCGCGACGCTACGGCAGCGGCTGAACGAGGGATTGAGCCGGAAACTGGTTGCCGAGGCGCGGCTCGAACGCGCCCGTATCGGGCAGCGTGCTTCGCGCCTGTTGCAGGACGACGGGACGGACAAGCTCGACCAGGCGATGGATCGGTTCGAACGACAAGCCGACACGGCCGAGGGGCAGTGGTAG
- a CDS encoding prephenate dehydratase domain-containing protein: MARTVGPATGGMIVAYQGAPGAFGHQAAGSVANFASLKAFPSFADVLAAVKRGEAQAGVLPVVNSRAGPVDGVGELIDDSGLLVRQTIDLPIRLHLLARPGARLDEVDTVVSHPMALRQCARRLGELGVAQREASNTAVAAQTLADERTAVLASSLAAELYGLAILEADVQDDPDNMTRFAVMVAPTLD, translated from the coding sequence TTGGCACGCACCGTCGGCCCGGCGACGGGCGGGATGATCGTCGCCTATCAGGGGGCGCCCGGCGCCTTCGGTCACCAGGCCGCCGGCAGCGTCGCCAATTTCGCGTCGCTGAAGGCGTTCCCAAGCTTCGCCGACGTCCTGGCGGCCGTCAAAAGAGGCGAGGCGCAGGCGGGCGTGCTGCCGGTCGTCAACAGCCGGGCCGGTCCGGTCGACGGGGTTGGCGAGCTGATCGACGACAGCGGCCTGCTCGTCCGGCAAACCATCGACCTGCCCATTCGCCTGCACCTCCTTGCGCGGCCGGGTGCGCGACTGGACGAGGTCGATACGGTGGTCAGCCACCCGATGGCGCTGCGGCAATGTGCGCGGCGGCTGGGCGAGCTGGGCGTCGCGCAGCGCGAGGCGTCGAATACCGCCGTGGCGGCACAGACGCTGGCGGACGAACGGACCGCGGTCCTTGCCTCCTCGCTGGCCGCGGAGCTTTACGGGCTCGCCATCCTCGAGGCCGACGTACAGGACGATCCCGACAATATGACGCGGTTCGCGGTCATGGTCGCGCCGACCCTCGATTAG